Genomic segment of uncultured Tolumonas sp.:
ACCATTCACTTCACCCAGTAAACGCTCCGGGATCTGATACCAGAACAGCCATTGGCGCAGCATCGGCAAAATGCCCCGTTGTCGCCATAATTCACCCGCCTGCCGGATACGCTCGACGGTCTGCTCCCACAAGGTTTCATCGTCATTCAGGTTGGCCAGTTGTCTCATCGTCCAGCCTTGCAGGCCGGTCGCCATCGCCGCACGAATTAACATCTCATCCTGCGGATTGAGGCAAGCTTCCAGTAGACGCGCTACATCGTGCGCTACCGGTTGTGCAAACACCGACTCTCGGTTGGAAAGATAGACGCTGGCAATGCCGCACTCGTGCAATGCTTGCTGCATCACGGCAGCTTCACGCCCGCTGCGCACCAGCACCGCAATATCATTAGGTCGTAACGTTTTACCATCCAGCATCGCCTGCTGCTTTTGTGCCGCCGTCAGCCACGCATGAATTTGCGCCGCCGCCGCCAGCGCCATACGTTGCTGATAAGCGGCACCACTGATTTCCCCTTCCAGCGGAAGGCAGCATTGCAATGCCGTTTGCGGCCGGCCTTCTAACACAAAACCGGTCTCTTTGCCCTTGGCTTTCACCGTTTCAAACGGAATACTCTCTTGATAAATAAACGGGGCGTGGGAGTGAGCAAATAAGGCATTCACCGCACGCACTAATTCATCGGTGGAACGGTAGTTGGTTTGCAGCGTGTAATGGGCGGCCACCTGCTGTTTCGCGGCGATGTAGGTAAAAATATCGGCACCACGGAACGCATAAATCGCCTGTTTCGGATCGCCGATCATGTAAAACCCGCACTCTGGGTTTTGCCCATACAGCGTGGAAAAGATCTGATATTGCAGCGGGTCGGTATCCTGAAACTCGTCGATCATGGCAACCGGATATTGTTCGCGAATGCGTTCCGCCAGCACAGCACCACGCTCGGAGCTTAATGCTCGTGCCAGATTGGCCAGCAGATCATCGAACGACAGCTGTTGCTGACGCTGTTTTTGTTGCTGCAAGCGCGCGCGCACTTGCGTCAGCGCATCAGCTATTACCACGTCGTCGATGTCGTTGGATTGCGCCAGCAGCGTTTCAATCTGATCAAACAACGGATGCGTTGGCACGGCGCCGGTTTTGGTTTTCGCGGCCAACACCGACGCGGAGAAATTTTCCAGCGCCTTGGGTAACTGATAACTTTTGAGCGGCGCATTGACCCACTCACTGACTTTATTCAGCCAGTTCGGCAGATTTTTTTTCGAATAACTCTGTTTACTAACCCCCGATGCCGCAATCACAGCTTCAAGGCTGCCCACAGCCGCGAGCCATGCTTCTCGTAAACTATTTAACCGACCGATGATCGCCTGATGGCGTTCGGCCAAGGTCTCGCCGGTACGCGGCTGACATTGCAAACCCGCTAACGCCAGATGCGGACTGATGTCGCGCAACAATACATCCGGCCCTTTCCAGTGATCGAGCAGCGCTTGTGCCAGCAAGGTATCGGCCTGATAGGTAATGTGGCGCCAAAAATCGGCCACGGCCGAGGCGCGCAGGTTTTGCTCTTCAGTTAAAAATTCATTATCAAACAGACTGCCCGATTCAAAGGCGTTTTGCGTCAGCATGCGCTGGCAAAAACCATGAATGGTGTAGATCGCCGCTTCATCCATCTGCCGCTCAGCAGTCAGCAGCTGGCGTAACGCCAGCGCTTTGTTCGGACATTCATCCAGCAAGCGTTGGATCAGCGGGTCTTTGCTAAAACCCGCCTCAATTGCCCGTCGCGTGTCACGGATCGCTTTTAAGATACGCTCGCGCAGCTCAGCCGTGGCCGCTTCGGTAAAAGTCACCACCAGAATGCGATCAACCAGCAGCGGCGTGCCAAACCCCGCCTCACCCGCACCATGCCCCAGCAACAAACGCAGATACAGCCCGGCAATGGTGTAGGTTTTACCGGTGCCGGCACTGGCCTCGATCAGGCGTAATCCACTGAGCGGGAAACTGAGAATATCCAGTGGCTTACTCATGGTCTGCCTCCTGCAAGTGCTGGCGTAATGGCAGCAATAATTTTACCGCCCACGTTTGTATCTGTGGCCAATGCTCCTCGGCTAACTCCGGGAAACAGCGCGCTAGGTAAGTGTCTTGGCCTTCACCGATCACAAAAAAGTCATCGCCCTGGTAAGTTTTTAACGCAGGTTCGCGTGCCTGTAACTGCTGCGCTTCATCACCCAGTTCGCCACTTTCGGTCAGGGCTTTTTCCAGCCACACCCACGCCGTGTTTATCGGCAAACAGAGCGGGCGCTGCATGCCAGCCAGAAATGCCGCCCACCACAATTGCAGTTTTGCTCGCGCATCATCGACACTGAGCACCTCAAGTGTCCACTCGCCTAAGTTGCCGTTATCCAAGGCCAGCAACTGCGTGGGTTTAGTCAGTTTTCCTGCGGCTGACAACGCCAAATGTTCCAACCAGATCGCCACCAGCCAGCTTGCTTTGAGTTTACTCACCCGATGCCGCACCAATTGCCCGTGATAAACATCACCGACACTGCCCAGCAACTGCCAGTGATTAAAATCCAGATGGAAGGTCTCGCGCTGCGCATTTTCCAGCGGCCATGCTTGCATCGCCATGACCAATGGCATGAGATTATTGGCATCGCCCTGCAATGCCAGCTTGCCAAACTCCCCATCGGGCAACTGCCCTTCGGCCAGCAAGCGCGGCTGCCAAACCGCCTCGGCCACACCAAGGCGCTGATAACGCAACAGCCGCTCTCGTAGCTGATATTGTTGTAATTTATCTAACCAAAACGGTTCGTTATCTTCTAGCGCCGCTTCACGTTCCAAAAACTGTACGCGCAGGCGACGGCGGAAAAAGCCAGCGACGGGGTTGCGGAAAAAACGCAGCCAATCGGCCAATTCTATTTCGGGTTTATGTTTGGCGAGATCAAGCTCATCGGGTAATGGCAGCTCACCAGCAAAAAAAACAGCGTTCCCCGTAGGCGTCAGCGCCGGCAGCCAATCGGCGGCATAACTGAACAGACGAGCTCCCGCCGCTTGCGCATCCGGTGCAAAATAGCGCGCATCGTAAGGTACCAGCGGATGCTCGGTCAGCAGATGCGCCAGTAATGACGTCTCTTGTTCCGCTTCGTCACACTCGCAGGCCGCTGCCAGACAAAATGCGCGCTGGCAATACTCCTGCAATTCGGTGACGAGCACCGATGGCATCAGATGCCGATTGTCGGTGGCGCTGTGCGACACATACGAGATATAGAGCTGTTCCTGGGCTGCAAGCATGGCCTCTAAAAACAGATAACGGTCGTCTTCGCGGCGCGAACGATCGCCTTTGCGTGGCTGGTTGGCCATCAAATCAAAACCCAGCGGCGGCATGCTACGCGGATACAAGCCATCGTTCATGCCGAGCAGACACACCACTTTAAAGGGGATCGCACGCATCGGCATCAGGGTGCAAAAGTTGACCCGTCCGGCGAGGAATTGCTGCCCGCCCCGCACTGCATTCAACTCACTTTGCAGATGGTCATGGAATACGGTCAACGGCAGTGGCGCCTGATAATTCATCTGCGACAGCCGTTGCTGCCAGCTTTGCACCGTTGAACGGATCAGGCTCAGTGCCGTTGCATCGTCGTCATCCAACTGCTCTTCCGGCAGGTAAAAATCAAGCAACAACCGATCGACCAGATTCTGCCACTCAGTGATCGGCCGAGCCGTTTCCAGCGTGTCACGCAGCGCCAGCACCTGGCTGATAAACCGTGCCAGCTGACCGAGTTTCACCGCATTTTGCCCTTCAATCGCGGTGTACGGTGCGACATCAGCAAACAGGGTTTCGTTGCCACTGGCAAAGCCGAGCAGCATCCGCTCCAACCCAAACGACCAGGTATGCCGCTCACGCGGTGGCAACTCGAAACGATCGCCATCGGCTGGTGCTAACCCCCAGCGCACGCCCGACTCCAGCGCCCAACGGCGCAGCGTGGTCAGGTCACTTTCCGCCAGCCCGAAGCGTTTGAGCAGTGCCGGTACCGCCAACAACTCCAGCAACTCGGTCGCGGTACAGCGTAAACTCGGTAGCGATAACAAGATCAGGAAACTTTGTAATAACGGATTTTCCTGCGTTGCCGAACGATCAGAAATCGAAAATGGAATATAACGTTCGCCAGCGGCACTACCGAACACGGCTTGGATATAGGGGCCGTAGCGGTTGATATCTGCCACCATCACCACGACATCTTTCGGCGTCAGGTTTGAGTCAGCGCCAAAGCGTTGCAGCAGTTGGTCGTGCAGCACTTCCACTTCCCGCAATGGGCTGTGACAACCATGCAGCACCAGTGAGCGGTCTTCCGCTGTGATCTGACGTTTTGGTTTGATGCGCGTGCCATCTTGCAGTTCCAGCAGATCTTGCTGCACCAGATGCAACAGACTATCGCTGTTGATCTCGGCAAAAGCATCAATTTCAGCGGCACTGATTTCCGCCAGTAACGCCAGATAATCACGCCCCTGTTTACCCAGCGACACCAATAACGGGTTGCCCTGCTGCTCGCCGTCATCGCTGAACAAGCGCGCTAATTCGGTCTCAGGTAATAGCGGCTGCTGCAATTCCGCCTGTTGCCAACGTTCACGACGCTGCGCCAGCAAGTTATTCAGCACCCGCCGGTTGAGCTGATTCTCTTCCTGCAGATCGCCCCAGTAATAGCGGCACGGATTGGTGAGCAGCAGATGCACCTCACAATGCTCGCCCAGCGCCATCAGCGCTTCCAGATAATGCGGCGGCAATGATGAGATACCAAACACAAACAATCGCTGCGGCAACACCGCGTTCGGTTTACCGGCTTTCAGCGTGTTGATAAAACTAGAGAATAAGTTAACCCGATGCAGATGACTGGCTTGCTGTTCGGTCAGCGCGACTAATTTACGCCACAACACCGGCTGCCACGGTTGCGCTTCTGCGCCCAGTGCGCCGCCTTGCTCCCAATCGACAATCCAGTCCGGCCGATAGACCAGATATTGGTCGAACAAGTCGGCGATGCGCTGACACAGCTGATAACAACGCCGACCATCGTCGTCTTGCGCCAGATAACCGGCCAATGGGGCAAACAGTTCATCCGCCATGCATTGTGGTAACAACTGCATCAGTCGCCACAACATCGCCGGTTTGGTGTACGGATTTTCTTTCGGTACTTCCGGCAGCACCTGATGAAACATCTGCCAGATAAAACTCGATGGCAGTGGAAACACGATATTCGCCGCCACACCCAGATCTTGTGCCAGTGTTTGTTTCAGCCACTGCGCCATGCCGGGGCTTTGCACCAGAATAGTTTCTGCCGCCAATGCGGGTTGCAGCGGTGACAATTGAATGAGATGTGCCAACAGACTTTTTAAAACATCCAGCTGATTGGAGTGATAAACCCTGAACATGCCCGTTACCTGTGTCTGAGCCAATCTTTCGATAATAGAGGAAAGCGACCGCTCATCACTATTCGTTTGGGCACAATCTTCGGAAAAATCGATTATTTAGCCAGTCAACAATCCGGTAGCATGACTTTTTGCAGTGATTTGCATCATAAAGTTGAAATATTACGCAGACAGGGCAAAAATGCGCATCTTGGTCACACCCTCACTCTGACCAATAACCTGAGCATGTAAAAAACAAAACCGATAAATAGCCAAACTAACTCAATTAGCTTGAATCAAGTAACAATTACAGGACCCCTATGAACATCATGCGCAATGCCATGCCGGCTCTGCTGTGTGGTCTGACCCTGACCAGCCTGTCAGCGTCGGCCGTCGAATACCCGTTGCCAGCAGCAAACAGCCGCTTAGTTGGCCAGAATATTGAGTATGTTGTCCCAGCCGACAGCAAACAGCCTCTGGAAGCAATCGCAGCCAAATATCAGATCGGCCTGAGTGGCATGATGGAAGCCAACCATGGTGTTGATCCTTACCTGCCAAAACCAGGCAGCACACTGATCATTCCACAACAGCTGATCCTGCCGGATACCCCGCATGAAGGCGTTGTCATCAACGTGGCAGAAATGCGTCTGTATTATTATCCAAAAGGCAAAAAAACCGTCGAAGTGCTACCCGTCGGTATTGGTCAGCTGGGTAAAGACACGCCGGAAAACTGGGTAACCTCAGTGCAACGGAAACAAGCCAACCCAACCTGGACCCCAACCGCGAAAGTGCATAAAGAATATGCCGCTATGGGTGAACCGTTGCCTGCAGTCGTTCCTGCTGGCCCAGAAAACCCAATGGGTCTGTTCGCATTGTATGTCGGTAACCTGTACGCCATTCACGGCACCAACGCCAGCTTTGGTATCGGTCTGCGTGTCAGTCACGGTTGTATTCGTCTGCGCAATGACGATATCAAGCACCTGTTCAGCGTCGTGCCTGTCGGTACTCGCGTACAATTCATCAATCAACCAGTGAAAGCCACCCAAGAGCCGGATGGTCGCCGTTATCTGGAAGTGCATGAACCACTGTCACGCACCATGGAAGAGCTGAACTCAACCGAACAGGCGTCATTACCAATGACTGCAGGTATCGGCCACTTCATTGCGAAAGCTGATACTGATTCACATGTGGTTAAGCAAATACTGGAAGACCGCACTGGTTTACCAACGCAGATCAATCCGCAAGCAAACTAATTGCCGCGAATTGCATTCAAACCTCGCTGCGGCGGGGTTTTTTTATATCTGGAAAAAATGAGATACCACGATGACAGATAAAATCGGCAGATAAATGGGAGAGAAAAACAGAGAGAGAATTAGGAAATGAAATTATCAGCGGCCCAAAAATGATGAGGCACCGCAAAAGCAGTGCCACATCAGAGGGTTCATCACCAAGAAATAATTATTTCTTGTAATGAGTTGCCAGGTTGTCCAGACGAGCGTTAGCGCGAGCAGCTTCTGCTTTAGCGTCAGCAACGTCAGCAGCCAGTTTGCTCTGACCGTCTTTGATTGAACCAACTTCAGTAGCCAGCTGGTCAACTTTACCAGTCAGGGTCTGAACGTCAGATTCGATTTTAGAGGTGTTTGCACAACCAACCAGCAGGGTTGAGCTCAGAGCGATGGTGCCCAGCAGTACTTGATACTTGTTCATGATAACTCCTTTGACTTTATTAGGATGGCTTCAAAGCCTCAATAGTATGACACAAAAACGGTCATACGAATCAATACTAACGGAGATTTTTTTGCATTTTGCACACAAAAACTCAATGTACTGATCCTTGGCGCTATCTTCTCCGATTTATGCTCATCAAACAATCGCTATGATAGGACTCAGACAGAAAAAACACGAAAATTACCCTGTTACATCAATTTTTGAGTGATTTTTTTGCCATAAGTGAGTCAATTGCGTCACTAGATCGGCTCGAGTATAGGGTTTCGTTAATAATGGCCAGTTTAGCTTGGCGACTTGTTCACTAAAGTCATGCCCACTGACTAACAATAATTTTAAATCGGCGTTCAGCTGTTGTGCTTGCTGTACTATTTCGATGCCACTGGCCTGACCGGGTAATACGATGTCGCTGATCAGCAACTTTACATCGGGAATAGTTTTCACCCATGTCAGTGCCTGATTACCACAATCGGTATCCATGGTCAGACAACCGATGCTGTGCAGATATTCGCATAATGTTTGTCGCACATCAGTCTGATCTTCCAGCACCACAACTAATGGCATCTCGTTGGCTGCCCACACCGGTGCGGGTATGCTTGTGCTAGGTAATGCGATCGGTTCGGCCTCCGCACAAGGTAACTGCAGACGCACACAGCTACCACGTTGTGGTTCGCTGTCAATTTGCACACGCCCACCCGACTGGCGCACAAAACCGTACACCATCGATAGGCCCAGCCCACTGCCCTTACCGGCAGCCTTGGTAGTAAAAAATGGTTCAAACACCCGCCGTAAAACTTCTGCCGTCATCCCACAGCCTTGGTCAATCACCTCGACCGTGACCATATCCTGTATCCGGCCACTGGTGCGTTCCACCCGCTGGTTGAACAAACGAATACGGATGGTGCCACTACGCCCCTCCATCGCATCACGGGCATTCACCACCAGATTCAACAAACTGTTTTCCAACTGGTTAGCATCCATCCATGCCGCTCGCAGGTTGGGCTGAATATCCAGTTCCAGCCGCAGGGTGGCGGGTAACGAATGTTCCATCAGTTCACGCAGATTCGTCACCAACTCGGCCAAATCGATGGCGCGTGGGCGTAGTGCCTGTTTACGAGAAAACGCCAGCAGGCGCTGCGTCAGTTGGGCACCTCGCTCGGCGGCTTTGTAGGCGCGTTCAATCCGCTGGCGTGTGCGTTCTTCCAATTCATCAGTTTGCAGTAATTCCAGATTGCCGAGAATAACGGCCAGTAGGTTATTAAAGTCATGTGCAATACCACCGGTCAGATGCCCCACCGCTTTCATTTTCTGGCTATGGATCAGCTCGGCTTCCAGCACTTTCCGGTCGGTGCGGTCTAACACCATGCTGGCGATACTTTTGTTGGTCAGCCGGTTCAGGCGCAGTTCAACGTAACGTTCACCATCCAGCTGCAATTCCAGCGTCAATACGCTGTCATCATCGCGCCACAGATGATCGGGCGATAAGGGTTTGCCATCACTGCGTTGCGCACCGTGCTCTTGCAGACGTTGTAATAATTCGCGGAAATGACAACCATGCACGATCTGCTCCATTTGCAGCAAAGAAGCATATTGCGGGTTGCACACCACCAACGCCCCCTCGGCATCAAACAGCGCAAAACCATCGCGGATGGAAAGAAAGGTAGTCTCCAGCTGAATGCTTTTTTCTTTAAACAGTTTGGTCACCCGCGCCAGTGACGCGGCGTTATTGGCAAACACGTTAAAAGCACGCGCTAAATCACCCAGTTCGTCTTGCCGGTGCAAAGCCGGCACCCGCACCGTGCGTTCGCCTTTGGTTAGCCGCGTCATCGCATCGGCAATCGCGGAAACCAGCACACCTAAATTGTCGTAGATGTAATTACCCGCTAATGCGGTAATGACCACCGCTAACAAACCAAAGATTTCGATAGTGAAGGTGCTGGTTTGTAATTCGCTGTGCGTGCGTTCAGCGCGTGAGCTGGCGGAATGCACTACCAGTTGCACATACTGGTTGATGTCTTCATCCAGCAGGTTGACCAGCGCCTTGATACGGAAGGTATGATAAGCAATTGCCAGATCACTGTTTTGCAGTTTCTGGTTCAGCTCATCGACCGGCTGCAAAGTATTACACAATTCCCGCAAGGTGCTGCGTCGTTCCGGATCTGCCTGCGCAATGCCCTGTTGCCAGTGTTGGCGTAATAAAGACAGCTGCTTGAGCACGTCTGGTGAGGCCGGAATAGTCAGCGTCATCTCGAGCATATTGGCAAACAAGCCTTGCTCCAGCGCGGTCGGCCAGCCGGCAGCATCTTCTTTTGCCAATAGTTCCAGCTGCGATTGCGCCTGATAAATCACACCGAGCAGATCGTGACGTTCCAGATGGCGGGTACGGGTCAGATCGAGCAGACGACGTACACTTTCTTGTAATTCATCGCTGCGTTGATGAATACGGTTGATCAGTTGCGGTTGTTGCTGTGCCAGCGGTGCAGCAGCCATTTTAGTTAATGAATCGCGTAACCCTTGCAGTGAGTTCTTCAATAAATCCGATTCACTTTGATATTCCATCGCGCCGATGACTTGCGTCAGACTCACCGCCACGGTCGCCACTTTCGCAGTTTTAACGCCCACTTCCATACCGCTGCTCATTTCTGACAGCGTGCTTTCCTGCATATCTGTGAGCAACCTCCCAGCGTTGTTAAAACCAAATACGGCAATGATGCCAATCGCGAGGGTTAACGACACCACCAGTAAGTTGAAGGACAACAGACGGCCACGAACACCAGAAAACAACGGCTTACGATGAAAAGAGGGTGACGGCATGGCAAATACTCACAACCAATAGAGCTGCCAGAGTAGCCGCTTGGCGCAGTGAACAAAAGTGCCATTCACATTATGACAATTGTTAATCACACAAAACATACGCCATTTACACACCGGTGTTTTACTGCTGCCATGAAACTTCACCACGAGGCAGATGATGAGCGACAAACAACCCATTCTGGAGATGCGAAACATCGCCAAACGCTTCGGCCAGTTCTACGCCCTGAAAGATGTCAGCCTGACTATCTATCCCGGCGAAGTGCATTCCCTGATGGGGGAAAATGGTGCCGGTAAAAGTACACTGATGAAAATTCTGGCGGGTGCTTACACCGCGACCGCTGGCGAAATTGCGATTGATGGTCAGCCTTACACCATCAATGGCCCGAAAGACGCGTTGAATGCCGGTATTACCCTGATTTATCAGGAGATCAATCTGGCGCCGAACCTGACGGTTGCGGAAAACATTTTTCTCGGTTCCGAAATCACCCGTAACGGGATGGTGAACCGCCAGAAAATGGAAGAAGAAACCGAGTTGGTACTGGCCCGTCTGGCCGCACGATTTAAAGCCTCTGCCAAAGTATCCAGCCTGAGCATTGCCGAACAACAGCAGGTGGAAATTGCCCGCGCCCTGCACCGAAACAGTCGTGTGCTGGTGATGGACGAACCGACCGCTGCGCTCTCTTCCCGCGAAACCGACATGTTGTTTGCGCTGATCAAAAAACTGCGCAGTGAAGGGTTGGCAATCATCTACATCAGTCATCGTATGGCTGAAATCTATGAATTATCCGATCGCGTCAGCGTATTACGTGATGGTCAATATATCGGCAGCCTGATGCGCAGCGAACTCTCCGCCAGCGAACTGGTCCGCATGATGGTGGGCCGTCCGCTGAACGATCTGTTCAACAAAGACCGCACCATAAGCAA
This window contains:
- the recB gene encoding exodeoxyribonuclease V subunit beta, producing MSKPLDILSFPLSGLRLIEASAGTGKTYTIAGLYLRLLLGHGAGEAGFGTPLLVDRILVVTFTEAATAELRERILKAIRDTRRAIEAGFSKDPLIQRLLDECPNKALALRQLLTAERQMDEAAIYTIHGFCQRMLTQNAFESGSLFDNEFLTEEQNLRASAVADFWRHITYQADTLLAQALLDHWKGPDVLLRDISPHLALAGLQCQPRTGETLAERHQAIIGRLNSLREAWLAAVGSLEAVIAASGVSKQSYSKKNLPNWLNKVSEWVNAPLKSYQLPKALENFSASVLAAKTKTGAVPTHPLFDQIETLLAQSNDIDDVVIADALTQVRARLQQQKQRQQQLSFDDLLANLARALSSERGAVLAERIREQYPVAMIDEFQDTDPLQYQIFSTLYGQNPECGFYMIGDPKQAIYAFRGADIFTYIAAKQQVAAHYTLQTNYRSTDELVRAVNALFAHSHAPFIYQESIPFETVKAKGKETGFVLEGRPQTALQCCLPLEGEISGAAYQQRMALAAAAQIHAWLTAAQKQQAMLDGKTLRPNDIAVLVRSGREAAVMQQALHECGIASVYLSNRESVFAQPVAHDVARLLEACLNPQDEMLIRAAMATGLQGWTMRQLANLNDDETLWEQTVERIRQAGELWRQRGILPMLRQWLFWYQIPERLLGEVNGERQLTDVLHLGELLQTAASALNGEHALLRWLLERCQQPNGDADEQQLRLDSERQRVQIVTIHKSKGLQYGLVLLPFICAYRGNDTPRYHTESGVRLDLSGSEAAWDHAAEERLAEDLRLLYVALTRGVFVTWLGLADLKPNSKTKAKDDRPAALDYLLKNDSDTAFTQRFRQWLQIQNNHDLAAEVAEITFPTDPYQEVKPLLPAAQARQFSGQLERNWRVTSYSALTVSHGSATPKPAAPLTTTDTEPLAPRFDVFSFPRGAHAGTFLHSLLEDLDFGADGATRQQWIVQHLQGVQLSHDWQPEPWLPVLEQWLAQILTSELFPGLSLAQLTPAHCLSEMEFLLPLSALSAPALNRCLAAGDLLSAQAPALAFNEVQGMLKGFIDLVFEHDGRFYVVDYKSNYLGDNAAAYQQAAMAQAMIEHRYDVQYQLYTLALHRYLRCRLPDYDYDQHIGGVCYLFLRGMNGEAGSGVYATKPDKAHIDALDALFAGEAAVTNGELM
- a CDS encoding ATP-binding protein, which encodes MPSPSFHRKPLFSGVRGRLLSFNLLVVSLTLAIGIIAVFGFNNAGRLLTDMQESTLSEMSSGMEVGVKTAKVATVAVSLTQVIGAMEYQSESDLLKNSLQGLRDSLTKMAAAPLAQQQPQLINRIHQRSDELQESVRRLLDLTRTRHLERHDLLGVIYQAQSQLELLAKEDAAGWPTALEQGLFANMLEMTLTIPASPDVLKQLSLLRQHWQQGIAQADPERRSTLRELCNTLQPVDELNQKLQNSDLAIAYHTFRIKALVNLLDEDINQYVQLVVHSASSRAERTHSELQTSTFTIEIFGLLAVVITALAGNYIYDNLGVLVSAIADAMTRLTKGERTVRVPALHRQDELGDLARAFNVFANNAASLARVTKLFKEKSIQLETTFLSIRDGFALFDAEGALVVCNPQYASLLQMEQIVHGCHFRELLQRLQEHGAQRSDGKPLSPDHLWRDDDSVLTLELQLDGERYVELRLNRLTNKSIASMVLDRTDRKVLEAELIHSQKMKAVGHLTGGIAHDFNNLLAVILGNLELLQTDELEERTRQRIERAYKAAERGAQLTQRLLAFSRKQALRPRAIDLAELVTNLRELMEHSLPATLRLELDIQPNLRAAWMDANQLENSLLNLVVNARDAMEGRSGTIRIRLFNQRVERTSGRIQDMVTVEVIDQGCGMTAEVLRRVFEPFFTTKAAGKGSGLGLSMVYGFVRQSGGRVQIDSEPQRGSCVRLQLPCAEAEPIALPSTSIPAPVWAANEMPLVVVLEDQTDVRQTLCEYLHSIGCLTMDTDCGNQALTWVKTIPDVKLLISDIVLPGQASGIEIVQQAQQLNADLKLLLVSGHDFSEQVAKLNWPLLTKPYTRADLVTQLTHLWQKNHSKIDVTG
- the recC gene encoding exodeoxyribonuclease V subunit gamma; the protein is MFRVYHSNQLDVLKSLLAHLIQLSPLQPALAAETILVQSPGMAQWLKQTLAQDLGVAANIVFPLPSSFIWQMFHQVLPEVPKENPYTKPAMLWRLMQLLPQCMADELFAPLAGYLAQDDDGRRCYQLCQRIADLFDQYLVYRPDWIVDWEQGGALGAEAQPWQPVLWRKLVALTEQQASHLHRVNLFSSFINTLKAGKPNAVLPQRLFVFGISSLPPHYLEALMALGEHCEVHLLLTNPCRYYWGDLQEENQLNRRVLNNLLAQRRERWQQAELQQPLLPETELARLFSDDGEQQGNPLLVSLGKQGRDYLALLAEISAAEIDAFAEINSDSLLHLVQQDLLELQDGTRIKPKRQITAEDRSLVLHGCHSPLREVEVLHDQLLQRFGADSNLTPKDVVVMVADINRYGPYIQAVFGSAAGERYIPFSISDRSATQENPLLQSFLILLSLPSLRCTATELLELLAVPALLKRFGLAESDLTTLRRWALESGVRWGLAPADGDRFELPPRERHTWSFGLERMLLGFASGNETLFADVAPYTAIEGQNAVKLGQLARFISQVLALRDTLETARPITEWQNLVDRLLLDFYLPEEQLDDDDATALSLIRSTVQSWQQRLSQMNYQAPLPLTVFHDHLQSELNAVRGGQQFLAGRVNFCTLMPMRAIPFKVVCLLGMNDGLYPRSMPPLGFDLMANQPRKGDRSRREDDRYLFLEAMLAAQEQLYISYVSHSATDNRHLMPSVLVTELQEYCQRAFCLAAACECDEAEQETSLLAHLLTEHPLVPYDARYFAPDAQAAGARLFSYAADWLPALTPTGNAVFFAGELPLPDELDLAKHKPEIELADWLRFFRNPVAGFFRRRLRVQFLEREAALEDNEPFWLDKLQQYQLRERLLRYQRLGVAEAVWQPRLLAEGQLPDGEFGKLALQGDANNLMPLVMAMQAWPLENAQRETFHLDFNHWQLLGSVGDVYHGQLVRHRVSKLKASWLVAIWLEHLALSAAGKLTKPTQLLALDNGNLGEWTLEVLSVDDARAKLQLWWAAFLAGMQRPLCLPINTAWVWLEKALTESGELGDEAQQLQAREPALKTYQGDDFFVIGEGQDTYLARCFPELAEEHWPQIQTWAVKLLLPLRQHLQEADHE
- a CDS encoding sugar ABC transporter ATP-binding protein encodes the protein MSDKQPILEMRNIAKRFGQFYALKDVSLTIYPGEVHSLMGENGAGKSTLMKILAGAYTATAGEIAIDGQPYTINGPKDALNAGITLIYQEINLAPNLTVAENIFLGSEITRNGMVNRQKMEEETELVLARLAARFKASAKVSSLSIAEQQQVEIARALHRNSRVLVMDEPTAALSSRETDMLFALIKKLRSEGLAIIYISHRMAEIYELSDRVSVLRDGQYIGSLMRSELSASELVRMMVGRPLNDLFNKDRTISKGDMVLECHDLTDEDKVLSGTLNVRAGEIVGLSGLVGAGRSELAQLIFGARKITSGNIKLKGKPLEITNPRDAIDCGIGFLTENRKEQGLFLEMTVHDNIVMATIERDSHFGVLNEQKNRAISDTAIKTLNIRVPHSQVAAGSLSGGNQQKLLISRWVAIHPKLLILDEPTRGVDVGAKSEIYRMMTDMARKGVAILMISSELPEIVGMSDRVYVMRAGSIVGELDGEAITQENIMELATGATHHMAGAEVA
- a CDS encoding L,D-transpeptidase family protein; translated protein: MNIMRNAMPALLCGLTLTSLSASAVEYPLPAANSRLVGQNIEYVVPADSKQPLEAIAAKYQIGLSGMMEANHGVDPYLPKPGSTLIIPQQLILPDTPHEGVVINVAEMRLYYYPKGKKTVEVLPVGIGQLGKDTPENWVTSVQRKQANPTWTPTAKVHKEYAAMGEPLPAVVPAGPENPMGLFALYVGNLYAIHGTNASFGIGLRVSHGCIRLRNDDIKHLFSVVPVGTRVQFINQPVKATQEPDGRRYLEVHEPLSRTMEELNSTEQASLPMTAGIGHFIAKADTDSHVVKQILEDRTGLPTQINPQAN
- a CDS encoding Lpp/OprI family alanine-zipper lipoprotein, coding for MNKYQVLLGTIALSSTLLVGCANTSKIESDVQTLTGKVDQLATEVGSIKDGQSKLAADVADAKAEAARANARLDNLATHYKK